A stretch of the Longimicrobiaceae bacterium genome encodes the following:
- the tyrS gene encoding tyrosine--tRNA ligase — MSFPPIREQLDAIREGALEIVPEEELVRKLERSARTGEPLRVKQGFDPTRPDLHVGHAVSIRKLRVFQELGHEVVFVVGDYTALIGDPTGRSELRPQLTEEEVADNARTYTEQVFRILDPARTRVEFNSSWLKPLQLADVLRLTGQYTVARMLERDDFANRYAEGRPISIVEFMYPLMQGYDSVALRADVELGGSDQKFNLLVARDLQVRYGQEPQVCLLMPLLRGTDGVQKMSKSYDNYVGLTQPPEEQYGKTMSIPDDLLEEWYRLASGLGGEELERAVAGAASNPYAAKRALAARVVETYHGPDAARGASEHFDRLFRRHEAPEEMPVLELSPADEALSVADGEVALPRLLSRAGLAASNSEAVRLIQQGAVSVDGEKAAGREARLRAEGEYVLQKGKRHFVRVRFSG; from the coding sequence GTGTCGTTTCCGCCGATCAGAGAGCAGCTCGACGCCATCCGGGAGGGTGCGCTCGAGATCGTCCCCGAGGAGGAGCTGGTCCGCAAGCTGGAGCGCTCCGCGCGCACCGGGGAGCCGCTGCGCGTCAAACAGGGGTTCGACCCCACCCGGCCCGACCTCCACGTCGGCCACGCCGTCTCCATCCGGAAGCTCCGGGTGTTTCAGGAGCTCGGGCACGAGGTGGTGTTCGTCGTGGGCGACTACACCGCCCTGATCGGCGATCCCACCGGGCGGAGCGAGCTGCGCCCCCAGCTCACCGAGGAGGAGGTCGCGGACAACGCGCGCACCTACACGGAGCAGGTCTTCCGCATCCTGGACCCAGCGCGGACCCGGGTGGAGTTCAACTCCTCCTGGCTCAAGCCCCTGCAGCTCGCGGACGTGCTGCGGCTGACGGGGCAGTACACCGTGGCCCGGATGCTGGAGCGGGACGACTTCGCGAACCGGTACGCGGAGGGACGGCCGATCTCGATCGTGGAGTTCATGTACCCCCTGATGCAGGGGTACGACTCCGTCGCCCTGCGGGCGGACGTGGAGCTGGGCGGCTCCGACCAGAAGTTCAACCTGCTGGTGGCTCGCGACCTCCAGGTGCGCTATGGCCAGGAGCCGCAGGTCTGCCTCCTGATGCCGCTCCTGCGGGGGACGGACGGGGTCCAGAAGATGTCCAAGTCGTACGACAACTACGTGGGGCTCACGCAGCCGCCGGAGGAGCAGTACGGGAAGACGATGTCGATCCCGGACGACCTGCTGGAGGAGTGGTACCGGCTCGCCTCCGGGCTTGGCGGAGAGGAGCTGGAGCGCGCCGTCGCCGGGGCCGCCTCGAACCCGTACGCCGCGAAGCGGGCGCTGGCCGCCCGCGTGGTGGAGACCTACCACGGGCCGGACGCGGCACGCGGAGCGTCCGAGCACTTCGACCGGCTCTTCCGGCGGCACGAGGCGCCGGAGGAGATGCCCGTGCTGGAGCTGTCTCCCGCGGACGAGGCGCTGTCCGTGGCGGACGGGGAGGTCGCGCTCCCGCGCCTTCTGTCGCGGGCCGGGCTCGCCGCCTCCAACAGCGAGGCGGTGCGGCTGATCCAGCAGGGCGCCGTATCGGTGGATGGGGAGAAGGCCGCCGGCCGTGAAGCGCGGCTCCGGGCCGAGGGGGAGTACGTCCTCCAGAAGGGAAAGCGGCACTTCGTGCGGGTGCGCTTCTCCGGCTGA
- a CDS encoding DUF3343 domain-containing protein, protein MQRQLFTFDTTHHALWAEEVAGGAEIPVEVVPAPPGASARCNLALETFPEEVGRLAGELDAAGVPFRLYAPPP, encoded by the coding sequence ATGCAGAGACAGCTCTTCACCTTCGACACCACCCACCACGCGCTGTGGGCGGAAGAGGTGGCGGGCGGGGCGGAGATCCCCGTGGAGGTGGTCCCCGCCCCGCCCGGCGCCAGCGCGCGCTGCAACCTCGCCCTGGAGACCTTCCCCGAGGAGGTCGGCCGGCTGGCGGGGGAGCTGGACGCGGCCGGCGTCCCCTTCCGGCTCTACGCTCCCCCGCCCTGA
- a CDS encoding trehalose-6-phosphate synthase: MRMTGEGLEPLFRRRFGGRRFIVVSNREPYEHRWSDEVGEIDVRRPAGGLTSALDPLLQALGGTWVAWGSGEADAAVVDKAHRVRVPPEDPSYTLRRVWLTQHDIHRYYLGFANQFLWPLCHLRPDLTRIRSRYWERYRRVNRRFAEAVLEEARGSDAAVWVQDYHLALAPLFIRAQRPDLTLAHFWHIPWPPIDIFRLSPQAPYLLRGLLANDQMGFHLEAFAHNFLRCAQQLVGAEVDWEQGTATLDGHTCHVGAFPISIDVQAFRDAASAPGVEERMERLRQRYAPQGGMVGVGVDRMDYSKGLPEKFKALEFLWERYPEFRERFTYIQVAVPSRSDIEAYDALSEKVDRQVWEINERFGTETWRPIHLIKQSLPAERLAVLYRMADLCIVSSLQDGMNLVAKEYVASQVDRRGVLLLSEFTGAAEEMDRAVPINPYAPEDFALRVRDALMLPAEERRARMEALQGSMRSIFDWMHEVFAGWGELVAEREDADPQAEFAIPAEMS; encoded by the coding sequence ATGCGCATGACCGGGGAAGGGCTGGAGCCGCTGTTCCGCCGCCGCTTCGGCGGGCGGCGCTTCATCGTCGTCTCCAACCGCGAGCCGTACGAGCACCGCTGGTCGGACGAGGTGGGGGAGATCGACGTCAGGCGCCCCGCCGGCGGGCTCACCTCGGCGCTCGATCCCCTTCTCCAGGCGCTGGGCGGGACCTGGGTGGCCTGGGGGAGCGGGGAGGCGGACGCCGCCGTTGTGGACAAGGCGCACCGCGTCCGCGTCCCGCCGGAGGACCCCAGCTACACGCTGCGGCGGGTGTGGCTGACGCAGCACGACATCCATCGCTACTACCTGGGCTTCGCGAACCAGTTTCTCTGGCCGCTCTGCCACCTTCGGCCCGACCTGACGCGGATCCGCTCCCGCTACTGGGAGCGCTACCGGCGGGTGAACCGCCGCTTCGCGGAGGCCGTGCTGGAGGAGGCGCGCGGCTCCGACGCGGCGGTGTGGGTGCAGGACTATCACCTGGCGCTCGCGCCGCTCTTCATCCGCGCGCAGCGGCCGGACCTGACGCTCGCGCACTTCTGGCACATCCCGTGGCCGCCCATCGACATCTTCCGCCTCTCCCCCCAGGCGCCGTACCTGCTGCGGGGGCTCCTGGCGAACGACCAGATGGGGTTCCACCTCGAAGCCTTCGCGCACAACTTCCTCCGCTGCGCGCAGCAGCTGGTCGGCGCGGAGGTGGACTGGGAGCAGGGGACGGCCACGCTGGACGGGCACACCTGCCACGTGGGGGCGTTCCCCATCTCCATAGACGTGCAGGCCTTCCGCGACGCCGCTTCGGCGCCGGGGGTGGAGGAGCGGATGGAGCGGCTGAGGCAGCGCTACGCGCCACAGGGCGGAATGGTGGGGGTGGGGGTGGACCGCATGGACTACTCCAAGGGGCTTCCGGAGAAGTTCAAGGCGCTGGAGTTCCTGTGGGAGCGGTACCCGGAGTTCCGCGAGCGCTTCACCTACATCCAGGTGGCCGTCCCCAGCCGGAGCGACATCGAGGCGTACGACGCGCTCTCGGAGAAGGTGGACCGGCAGGTGTGGGAGATCAACGAACGATTCGGGACCGAGACCTGGCGCCCAATCCACCTGATCAAGCAGTCGCTCCCGGCGGAGCGACTGGCGGTGCTGTACCGCATGGCGGACCTCTGCATCGTCAGCTCACTGCAGGACGGGATGAACCTGGTGGCCAAGGAGTACGTGGCGAGCCAGGTGGACCGCAGGGGGGTGCTACTCCTCTCGGAGTTCACCGGCGCGGCCGAGGAGATGGACCGGGCGGTGCCGATCAACCCCTACGCGCCGGAGGACTTCGCGCTGCGGGTGCGGGACGCCCTCATGCTTCCGGCGGAGGAGCGGCGCGCCCGGATGGAGGCGCTGCAGGGCTCCATGCGCAGCATCTTCGACTGGATGCACGAGGTGTTCGCCGGCTGGGGCGAGCTGGTCGCGGAGCGCGAGGACGCCGACCCGCAGGCGGAGTTCGCCATCCCGGCGGAGATGTCGTGA
- a CDS encoding response regulator: MSESSKTVLLVEDNEDNRTVYRTILEHFGYEVIEARNGEDGIRMAREDDPDLILMDISIPLIDGWEATKILKGDAATAAIPIIALTAHALATDRAKAQEVGCDGYLAKPCEPRRVVAEVEKFIGSGREVQA; the protein is encoded by the coding sequence ATGTCCGAATCGAGCAAGACCGTCCTGCTGGTCGAGGACAACGAAGACAATCGGACCGTCTACCGGACGATCCTGGAGCACTTCGGATACGAGGTGATCGAGGCCCGCAACGGCGAGGACGGCATCCGGATGGCCCGGGAGGACGACCCGGACCTGATCCTCATGGACATCTCCATCCCGCTCATCGACGGGTGGGAGGCGACCAAGATCCTCAAGGGCGACGCCGCCACGGCCGCCATCCCCATCATCGCGCTCACCGCGCACGCCCTCGCCACCGACCGCGCCAAGGCGCAGGAGGTCGGGTGCGACGGGTACCTCGCCAAGCCCTGCGAGCCCCGGCGCGTCGTCGCCGAGGTCGAGAAGTTCATCGGCTCCGGGCGCGAGGTGCAGGCTTGA
- a CDS encoding diguanylate cyclase encodes MSESGAPQAEETRILVVDDHPDNVEIIDARLSSRGYRIETAGNGEEALAMVLENPPHLILCDVMMPVMDGYEVSRRIKNHAELPYIPIILVTARDSTQDKVEGLEAGADDYLTKPINFPELEARVRSMLRIKRLQDELDQKNRELASTNQELEVANRKLRKLSITDGLTELFNHRHVHELLREEFERSRRTHEPIAVAMLDLDRFKAVNDTYGHPTGDVILYETARIIRETAREIDMVGRYGGEEFIAILPNTDEEEAGRFAERVRRAVEEHVFRDEPHEVRMTASSGVAAFPRLDIDTPETLLKRADEALYVAKESGRNRVVRASEMPATA; translated from the coding sequence TTGAGCGAAAGCGGTGCCCCGCAGGCCGAGGAAACCCGCATCCTGGTGGTCGACGACCATCCGGACAACGTGGAGATCATCGACGCCCGCCTTTCCAGCCGGGGGTACCGGATCGAGACCGCGGGCAACGGCGAGGAGGCGCTCGCCATGGTCCTCGAGAACCCGCCGCACCTGATCCTCTGCGACGTGATGATGCCCGTCATGGACGGGTACGAGGTCTCCCGGCGGATCAAGAACCACGCGGAGCTCCCCTACATCCCCATCATCCTGGTCACGGCGCGCGACTCCACGCAGGACAAGGTAGAGGGGCTGGAGGCGGGGGCCGACGACTACCTCACCAAGCCCATCAACTTCCCGGAGCTGGAGGCGCGCGTCCGCTCGATGCTGCGCATCAAGCGCCTGCAGGACGAGCTGGACCAGAAGAACCGCGAGCTGGCGAGCACCAACCAGGAGCTGGAGGTCGCTAACCGCAAGCTCCGGAAGCTCTCCATCACCGACGGGCTCACGGAGCTCTTCAACCACCGCCACGTCCACGAGCTGCTCCGGGAGGAGTTCGAGCGCTCCCGGCGCACCCACGAGCCCATCGCCGTTGCGATGCTCGACCTGGACCGCTTCAAGGCCGTCAACGACACCTACGGCCACCCCACCGGCGACGTGATCCTGTACGAGACGGCGCGGATCATCCGCGAGACCGCCCGGGAGATCGACATGGTGGGGCGCTACGGCGGCGAGGAGTTCATCGCCATCCTCCCCAACACCGACGAGGAGGAGGCCGGCCGCTTCGCAGAGCGCGTCCGGCGCGCGGTGGAGGAGCACGTATTCCGCGACGAGCCCCACGAGGTGCGGATGACCGCCTCCTCCGGGGTCGCCGCATTCCCCCGGCTGGACATCGACACCCCGGAGACGCTCCTGAAGCGCGCAGACGAGGCCCTGTACGTGGCCAAGGAGTCCGGCCGCAACCGGGTCGTCCGCGCATCGGAGATGCCCGCCACCGCATGA
- the ligA gene encoding NAD-dependent DNA ligase LigA, with the protein MTPPDESAELAARAAELREQIERANHEYYVLDAPTLSDAEYDRLFRELRKMEEAHPELRTPDSPTLRVGAEPASKLEKTEHLAPMLSLDNAFSPEELRAWETRNARIAAEVREAGYDVEPKIDGLAVALTYRDGVLEKGATRGNGTIGEDVTRNLRTIREVPLRLRGGGVPVPPLMEVRGEVYMPLSGFAEMNARRAAEGQATFANPRNAAAGAVRQLDPNVTASRPLRFFAYTVELGPRADALPVATQSELLDALRGWGLPVNPLATHCDDLEGVLRWVMDFEQKRGTLDYEVDGAVVKVEPLPLHGELGVVGGREPRWATAYKYAPDLAVTTLRSIEINVGRTGALNPFAVLEPVEIGGVVVRLATLHNEEDIRRKDIRVGDQVIVKRAGEVIPQVVGPVVEEGQTGRAEPYALPGRCPACGTPVERPEGEAMTYCPNSACPARIYWGVVHFVSRGAMDIRGIGERTVEQLLEKGMVRDVADLYALTEEKLLTLEGFKEKSARNVLAGIEDSKDRGLARALFGLGVRHVGEHAAEVLARHFCDVDRLAQASVEEIAAVHGIGGTTAEALRAFFDEPSNLEVVRKLREAGVRLTEEAARPAEGPLTGETWVVTGTLPTLSRQEATERIEGAGGRVTGTVTKKTSYVLVGEDAGSKLQKARELGIPTLSEAELLERLAGTPSVTDLPPEPTVP; encoded by the coding sequence ATGACCCCGCCGGACGAATCCGCGGAGCTCGCCGCCCGCGCGGCCGAGCTCCGCGAACAGATCGAGCGCGCCAACCACGAGTACTACGTACTCGACGCCCCCACTCTCTCCGACGCCGAGTACGACCGCCTGTTCCGCGAGCTGCGGAAGATGGAGGAGGCGCACCCGGAGCTCCGCACCCCGGACTCCCCCACCCTGCGGGTGGGCGCGGAGCCGGCCAGCAAGCTGGAAAAGACGGAGCACCTCGCCCCGATGCTCTCCCTGGACAACGCGTTCAGCCCCGAGGAGCTGCGCGCCTGGGAGACCCGCAACGCCCGCATCGCCGCCGAGGTCCGCGAGGCCGGATACGACGTGGAGCCCAAGATCGACGGGCTGGCCGTGGCGCTCACCTACCGTGACGGCGTGCTGGAGAAGGGCGCCACCCGGGGGAACGGCACCATTGGCGAGGACGTCACCCGGAACCTCCGCACCATCCGGGAGGTCCCGCTCCGGCTTCGTGGCGGCGGCGTGCCCGTGCCCCCGCTCATGGAGGTGCGCGGGGAGGTGTACATGCCGCTCTCCGGCTTCGCGGAGATGAACGCGCGCCGCGCCGCCGAGGGGCAGGCCACCTTCGCCAACCCCCGCAACGCCGCGGCGGGCGCGGTCCGGCAGCTCGACCCCAATGTCACCGCCTCGCGCCCGCTCCGCTTCTTCGCCTACACGGTGGAGCTGGGCCCGCGCGCCGACGCCCTCCCGGTCGCCACGCAGAGCGAGCTGCTGGACGCGCTGCGCGGCTGGGGGCTCCCGGTGAACCCGCTCGCCACGCACTGCGACGACCTGGAGGGCGTCCTCCGCTGGGTGATGGACTTCGAGCAGAAGCGGGGCACGCTGGACTACGAGGTGGACGGCGCGGTGGTGAAGGTGGAGCCGCTCCCGCTGCACGGCGAGCTGGGGGTGGTCGGCGGGCGCGAGCCCCGCTGGGCCACCGCGTACAAGTACGCCCCCGACCTGGCGGTCACCACGCTCCGCTCCATCGAGATCAACGTGGGGCGCACCGGGGCGCTGAACCCCTTCGCGGTACTGGAGCCGGTGGAGATCGGCGGGGTCGTGGTGCGGCTGGCGACGCTGCACAACGAGGAGGACATCCGCCGCAAGGACATCCGCGTCGGCGACCAGGTGATCGTCAAGCGCGCCGGCGAGGTGATCCCACAGGTGGTGGGGCCGGTGGTGGAGGAGGGGCAGACCGGGCGCGCCGAGCCCTACGCCCTCCCCGGCCGCTGCCCCGCCTGCGGCACCCCGGTGGAGCGTCCCGAGGGCGAGGCGATGACGTACTGCCCCAACTCCGCCTGCCCGGCCCGCATCTACTGGGGGGTGGTGCACTTCGTCAGCCGCGGGGCGATGGACATCCGCGGGATCGGAGAGCGCACCGTCGAGCAGCTGCTGGAGAAGGGAATGGTCCGGGACGTGGCGGACCTGTACGCGCTGACCGAGGAGAAGCTCCTCACCCTGGAAGGCTTCAAGGAGAAGTCGGCGCGGAACGTCCTGGCGGGGATTGAGGATTCGAAGGACCGGGGGCTCGCGCGCGCCCTCTTCGGGCTGGGCGTGCGCCACGTGGGCGAGCACGCCGCCGAGGTCCTGGCCCGCCACTTCTGCGACGTCGACCGCCTCGCGCAGGCGAGCGTCGAGGAGATCGCCGCCGTGCACGGGATCGGCGGCACGACGGCGGAGGCGCTCCGTGCGTTCTTCGACGAGCCGTCGAACCTGGAGGTCGTGCGGAAGCTCCGGGAGGCCGGCGTGCGGCTCACCGAGGAGGCGGCCCGTCCGGCGGAAGGCCCCCTCACGGGCGAGACCTGGGTGGTGACGGGGACGCTTCCCACGCTCTCCCGCCAGGAGGCCACCGAGCGCATCGAGGGCGCCGGCGGCCGCGTCACTGGCACCGTAACGAAGAAGACCAGCTACGTGCTGGTCGGCGAGGACGCCGGCTCCAAGCTCCAGAAGGCCCGGGAGCTGGGGATCCCCACCCTGTCCGAGGCGGAGCTGCTGGAGCGGCTCGCCGGGACCCCGAGCGTGACCGACCTTCCCCCCGAACCCACCGTCCCATGA
- a CDS encoding V4R domain-containing protein, translating into MNATLATAHTLRLPAAFLPALRRALAQDRSPAEAATRLRQLGYDSGAGFYAALEERVAWQRPGATVGTLPDGEFWPEFAAFWEDAGWGTMRHAQIHPGVGALECEGWAEAAAAREAGDGYCHLTTGILADVLGRLAGGDVAVMEVECESAGADRCRFLFGSPAALGAVYEGMAQGLGADDAVARLG; encoded by the coding sequence ATGAACGCGACCCTTGCCACCGCGCACACGCTCCGCCTCCCCGCGGCGTTCCTCCCCGCGCTGCGCCGCGCCCTCGCGCAGGACCGCTCCCCCGCGGAGGCGGCGACCCGGCTCCGCCAGCTCGGCTACGACAGCGGCGCCGGCTTCTACGCCGCGCTCGAGGAGCGGGTGGCGTGGCAGCGCCCCGGCGCCACCGTGGGCACCCTCCCGGACGGAGAGTTCTGGCCGGAGTTCGCCGCCTTCTGGGAGGATGCCGGGTGGGGCACCATGCGGCACGCGCAGATCCACCCCGGCGTCGGGGCGCTCGAGTGCGAGGGGTGGGCGGAGGCCGCCGCCGCGCGCGAGGCGGGTGACGGCTATTGCCATCTCACCACCGGGATCCTGGCCGACGTGCTGGGGCGGCTCGCCGGGGGCGACGTGGCGGTGATGGAGGTGGAGTGCGAGTCGGCGGGCGCGGACCGCTGCCGCTTCCTCTTCGGCAGCCCGGCGGCGCTCGGCGCGGTGTACGAGGGGATGGCGCAGGGGCTCGGCGCGGACGACGCGGTCGCGCGCCTCGGGTGA
- the ruvX gene encoding Holliday junction resolvase RuvX has product MSRILALDYGGRRIGLALSDPTRTIAAPLATLTRRPGKRPPWAEIARLVAEHEVTELVVGLPLEIGGGEGEWAAEVRAFGAELARRTGLPVHWVDERLSSVEAERVVRSMGLKRSQREEKGRIDATAAALILRSFLDHGSHPTDETDER; this is encoded by the coding sequence ATGAGCAGGATCCTGGCGCTGGACTACGGCGGGCGTCGCATCGGCCTGGCGCTCTCCGACCCCACGCGCACCATCGCGGCGCCGCTCGCCACCCTCACGCGGCGGCCGGGGAAGCGCCCGCCCTGGGCGGAGATCGCCCGCCTCGTCGCCGAGCACGAGGTGACGGAGCTGGTGGTGGGCCTCCCCCTGGAGATCGGTGGAGGCGAGGGGGAGTGGGCCGCCGAGGTGCGCGCCTTCGGCGCGGAGCTGGCCCGCCGCACCGGGCTCCCCGTCCACTGGGTGGACGAGCGCCTCTCCTCGGTGGAGGCCGAGCGGGTGGTGCGCAGCATGGGGCTGAAGCGGAGCCAGCGGGAAGAGAAGGGGCGGATCGACGCCACCGCGGCGGCGCTGATCCTGCGGAGCTTCCTCGACCACGGCTCCCATCCCACGGACGAGACGGATGAGCGGTAG